The segment CTCAGATCTTACAAGTGCAAATCTTAGGTACGCGGACCTTACAGGTGCAAATCTTACAAATGCAATTATGACAATAGATACCAAAATTAATGATACAAAATTTGGAAATACAAATTACTTTAAAGGCAAAAATTTATCTGATTGGAATTTAGCAGGCACCAAGCTCAATGGAGCTGATCTTACAAACGCATTTTTTTCCACCCATAGTCCAAGGAAAAATCTTGCTCGCGCGGATTTTACAAATGCAAATCTTAGCGGCGCAAATTTTATTGGTGCAAATCTTACAGATGCAATTATTACAAAAGGTACTAAAATTAATAATACAAAATTTGGAAATACAAATTACTTTAAAGACAAAAATTTATCCGGTTGGAACCTATCTAAGACAGACCTTTACAAGGCAGATTTAACTGGCACAAATCTTGCTCGCACAGATTTTACAAATGCAGATCTTTACGGTGCAAATTTTACTGGTGCAAATCTTACAGATGCCATTATTACAAAAGATACCAGAATTGTTAGTGCAAAATTTGGCAATACTACTTACTTTAAAGGTAAAAATTTATCCGGTTGGAACCTAGCGGGCGCAGATCTAACTGGCGCAGATTTAACAGGAGCGAATCTCAATGAAGCTGATCTTAGGGGAGCAATTCTTATAAGAGCAAATCTTACAAATGCAATTATTACAAAAGATACTAAAATTAATAATACAAAATTTGGAAATACAAATTACTTTAAAGGCAAGGATTTATCCGGTTGGAACCTATCGTCCACAGATCTAACGGACGCAGATTTAACGGTCACTGATCTTACAAACGCAAATCTTACAAATTCCAAGTTCGTAAATGTTCTGTTTGACGATAAAACAATTTTTAATAATTCAATTGTGAAAAATGCCGATTTCAAAGATTCAATTGGTTTATCAAATAATCACAAGCATTATTTAAAAAATAATGGTGCTATAAACGTATCCAATTAAATTTCTTTTTTAAAAATAAAGCCTCAGGTTTAATCTGAGGCTTTATTTTTAAGTATATAATTTATTTTTTATCTTTTTGATTTTACTTTTTTGTTTTTTCTTTTTTTACTTTTTTTCAAATTCTTTTTACTTTTGTTTTTAGTCAAATTTTTGCCATCCATTTTAGCCTTCTCGAATGGATCAACAGAAAAGGAATTCTTTAAAACATCATCCATATTATCAACATAAACAACGTTAAGTTTATTATCCAATTCTTTTTCAAACTCTTTAATATCATCTTCATTTTCATTGGAAACAATAACTTTTGTAATTCCAAGTCTTGCAGCAGC is part of the Candidatus Dependentiae bacterium genome and harbors:
- a CDS encoding pentapeptide repeat-containing protein, with amino-acid sequence MRKISGVILFLNFFNYALFATKEARLTNNLGKQIDVKISLEGEDAHLNNIDQSSGDTYINEIKKQIINKGKTNIKYIEIKIKGESGFKRFDGTPEKKFESFMKIDVVPNMTINWSKKDNTKIICIIDGNYLNLKNKNFDKGNFSNIDFKSTDLSVANLSGANISGTNLSGANLSGTNLSSANLSKANLSGANFGITYNEYVYNVNAIKTNLSGANLTGTILLGANLTNTIITNAIITKETQIKGAIFGATHYFKGKDLSGWNLSNTGLAGADLTGANLTASDLTSANLRYADLTGANLTNAIMTIDTKINDTKFGNTNYFKGKNLSDWNLAGTKLNGADLTNAFFSTHSPRKNLARADFTNANLSGANFIGANLTDAIITKGTKINNTKFGNTNYFKDKNLSGWNLSKTDLYKADLTGTNLARTDFTNADLYGANFTGANLTDAIITKDTRIVSAKFGNTTYFKGKNLSGWNLAGADLTGADLTGANLNEADLRGAILIRANLTNAIITKDTKINNTKFGNTNYFKGKDLSGWNLSSTDLTDADLTVTDLTNANLTNSKFVNVLFDDKTIFNNSIVKNADFKDSIGLSNNHKHYLKNNGAINVSN